One part of the Eucalyptus grandis isolate ANBG69807.140 chromosome 10, ASM1654582v1, whole genome shotgun sequence genome encodes these proteins:
- the LOC104423513 gene encoding protein NRT1/ PTR FAMILY 2.7 has translation MERSGSSKAKCVTGNNGEAELKLCNAESRRPGWITFPFIIGSAALWTMGGTGWMTNFILYLIKEFNVNQIDAAQIYNVINGCVSLLPILGAVIADSVLGCFLVASISSFVASMGIVLLSLTATLNSLRPEPCGNKSSSCKAPSFLQFFVLYTGVVLATLGASGVRFTTATFGANQFESHKDQSTFFNWFFFAAYATYALSSTLIVYIEDNVSWALGFWLSVAANLIGLAVFVAGNRYYCHETPQGSPLLSLARVVVASFRKRKLQLPLNTDEFYYGQHERNKEVDIPPKKNFRFLNRAAVKIDGDTKSDNSIAEPWRLCSVQQVEDLKCVIKMLPLWSSAIFLSTPIAVQTSMIVLQALTMDRHLGPHFMIPASSFLVMIMISASVSLALIDHFRSTFPLWKKITGLPPTVFLRIGVGHLLSVLSLIVAALIESFRLRTAHLHNVDTPTVPMSALWLSPQLILVGIGEAFHFPGQVSLYFREFPVNLSNSATAMVSAIIGISFYLSTVLVDLVRRSTGWLPENLNNGRLDRMYWLLAGAGMVNFGYYLVCATLYKGKDESSSSSLPMTDDAGEK, from the exons ATGGAAAGGTCAGGCTCAAGCAAAGCCAAATGCGTCACAGGCAACAACGGAGAGGCCGAACTAAAACTCTGCAACGCTGAGAGTAGACGACCCGGTTGGATTACATTCCCATTCATCatag GCTCGGCGGCCTTGTGGACCATGGGTGGAACTGGATGGATGACGAACTTCATTTTGTACTTAATCAAAGAGTTCAATGTGAACCAAATTGATGCAGCGCAGATTTACAACGTGATCAATGGCTGTGTCTCCCTCCTCCCGATCCTTGGCGCAGTCATAGCCGACTCCGTCCTAGGATGCTTCTTGGTCGCCTCTATTTCTTCCTTCGTAGCCTCAATG GGTATAGTTCTTTTATCCTTAACAGCGACGCTTAATTCGTTGAGACCCGAGCCGTGTGGAAACAAATCAAGCTCATGCAAAGCCCCATCGTTCCTCCAATTCTTTGTGCTCTACACAGGGGTAGTTCTAGCAACACTTGGAGCATCCGGAGTCAGGTTCACCACAGCAACATTTGGTGCGAACCAGTTTGAAAGCCACAAGGATCAATCGACTTTCTTCAACTGGTTCTTCTTTGCAGCATACGCCACTTACGCCCTAAGCAGCACGCTGATCGTGTATATTGAGGACAATGTGAGCTGGGCCTTGGGATTTTGGTTATCTGTTGCTGCGAACCTGATTGGGCTCGCTGTTTTCGTTGCGGGAAATCGGTATTATTGCCATGAGACCCCTCAGGGGAGTCCATTACTGAGCTTGGCTCGTGTTGTCGTTGCTAGCTTTAGGAAACGAAAGCTTCAGCTCCCTCTGAATACTGATGAGTTCTATTACGGCCAACATGAACGGAATAAGGAGGTGGACATACCGCCTAAAAAGAACTTCAG gtTCTTGAATCGTGCCGCTGTGAAAATTGATGGAGACACCAAGTCTGACAACTCAATTGCCGAACCTTGGAGGCTATGCTCAGTGCAACAAGTGGAGGACCTAAAATGTGTGATCAAAATGTTACCACTGTGGTCATCCGCCATCTTCTTGAGCACCCCAATCGCTGTCCAAACCAGCATGATAGTCCTCCAAGCCCTAACCATGGATCGCCACTTAGGACCCCATTTCATGATCCCAGCCAGTTCATTCCTTGTCATGATCATGATCTCCGCTTCAGTCTCTCTTGCTTTGATTGATCACTTTCGATCCACATTCCCTCTGTGGAAAAAGATTACTGGTCTGCCTCCAACGGTATTTCTCAGGATTGGTGTAGGACATCTCCTGAGTGTGCTCAGCTTGATTGTAGCGGCACTAATCGAGTCATTCAGGCTAAGGACAGCCCATCTCCACAATGTCGACACTCCCACAGTCCCAATGTCTGCACTGTGGCTATCCCCTCAGTTGATTCTAGTCGGAATCGGAGAAGCATTCCATTTTCCAGGGCAAGTGTCGTTGTACTTCCGAGAATTCCCAGTGAACTTAAGCAACAGTGCCACTGCGATGGTCTCAGCGATAATTGggatttcattttatttgagcACCGTGTTGGTCGATCTGGTTCGGAGGAGCACCGGGTGGTTGCCGGAGAACTTGAACAATGGGAGGTTGGATCGTATGTATTGGTTGCTTGCTGGAGCTGGGATGGTGAATTTTGGGTATTATCTCGTATGCGCAACATTGTACAAGGGAAAAGACGAGAGTTCTAGTTCGAGTCTTCCGATGACTGATGATGCTGGTGAAAAATAA